ACTTTGGATCACTTCTTTCATCCAGACACAAAGTTCTGCCTCTGGTCATTTCATACCAGTCATTACTCTCTAAAATGGCCTAAGTAGACATTGCTGACGTCAAACTGGGATAGAATCAACTATCATGAAACATATGTACCTCTTTGATTGTGGCCTTAGAGGGTACACCAAGTACAGCAGCTCCAACCCTCAAAGCATCCTTTAGAACCTGCCATGATGCCACCGAAAGAGTAAATGGAGTATTGCAAGGCTGTTTCTTTGAGCATTTAATATTTAGGAGGGTAGATTCTAGAAAATAAGCCAGGGCAAAAATAGAATATGGAAGGATAGCATCCTACATTTAATATGCAGATGACAACAAAAATCTCCCCATAATATGCTCATGTCTAACTAGCATTAGATCCAATATTTTAAGTTTCTGAGTTTTACATTTTACATAGAAAATAGAAGACTGAATATAGGAATATTACAACTTCCTGATGCACATAACCAGCTAGGACAAACAGCATGATTAGTTTCAAATCACAGAGAAAAGGTTAAACAAGTATAACAGATAAAAGAAGTGAAGAATATAAAAGAATGGAAGAACATCAGATAAGCTTTTGGAGCTTGATAAGATATACACAaatacaccaaaaacaaaaaaagatgaAATTCTATTCAAATGTGAAACTAATATTGTCCAGACATTCAATTAATAGAAAGAAGAGATAAGTTTAGATGATGACAATACCTTCCCTACATCCTCAGCTAATACCAGAGGTCTCGCAGAATCATGGATGCAAACAAGTTCTGTACTTGAATCAACTGCCTAAGCAAAAATAGCCATGTATGAATAAGATAGATAACCATTGCTGTGAATTTCATAGGAGCATGAAGAATTGCAGATGAAGTGCCACATTTGGAATCAGCAAGCATtgcatcgggtaatcatgaattTTGGGGTTAAGAACTAAAAGTCAACTTGTCTTCTATTCAATTGCAAAAGGTCAATACCAAAGGATGCTTGACTAGAGACAAGTACCCACACATCTACTGGAAAGTTGATGACCATAGTTTCAATATTAGCATGCAGATGAATCGCATAGGAGAACTTCCATTACGTTCCTAAGGACAAGTACTATATGGAGAATAAGACTGATATAAATATCTTCTAGGACCCAAAGAGACTCTGACAAGGAACTCAGATAGTATTTACACTGtaatatataaatatcagtATATTTTCTTGTTGTGTAAAAGCAGATGTGTGCTGTAACTTCAAAGTGAAAAAGATGGAATAAGTGAAATCGAAATGAGCAAGTTTTCATGTGGTCTTCAATATGTAAAATTCTTTTGTACTAAGAAGCAAAACCATCAATGGGAACATTGAGTTGAGATGAAACTTTCTTACATCGACCCTAGGAAAAAGGTATAAGCAACCCAAAGTTAAAAGATCACGAAGAACATCAACCACTTTTAATCACAATCAATCATTGTAACGAGTTTTGCACAAAAACCTTCGAAACGTGATACAGCATATATAGTTCATTTGAGTGCCCTTTGACAACATATTCTATTAGACCAAGATACCATATCTGTACCTGTAGGCCACTATACACAGAGTCTTGTCTCTCCTTTCCAGGCAATGCAAACTTCATATCCACGTGGATCTTCTCTTTTGCATCTGAGGTAAGGAATTTAGACTAATTAACTGTTATATCAGTAAGAGAGAATAACTAAACAGACGAAGGTCTACATACCTTCAAAGATATCTTGATAAGAAGGATCGCATACCACAACAATTTCCCTTACTTCAGGCAGAGCGCAGAAGGTAAAGAAACTAAAATGCAAGTCATCCAATAAACAACTCAGAGAGTGAAGGTTAGCCAAGAACAGCAAACAACCATGGGAAATATTTACTCTGACTCTGAGATgaagttctttctttttcttaatgAATGTGAACCCAACCACAACAGGTTTCATCTAGAAGATAATTCCACTAAGAGTTGAGTACACTGATGTTTAGACTCTAAACGATCAGATACTAGTAAGAATATATGCAAGTGAAATCTTGCTTTAACATTGGCATGGTTGCAGATTGGAATTAGATCAGATCTCCCTGTTATGGACAGAAACTTAAAAGTGGGATGGACTTAAACTACTCATAAAAATGGAGAGGATAAACAAGGATATTTTCTCTGAAATTCTTAACGGGCCCAGAAATATAGCTCTGTCAACCttgcaaataaaacaaataatgtAGGGCTCAGAAATTCTAATAAACTCATATAGTTTATTTTAATGACTTcaattttgtaaattttcaaAGAGGAATTTTGGTTCCTTTTTTCAGAAGATCTCAACAGACCTCATTCTGACTCATTGGCTTTCATAGCTATCAGGCTTGAGTTGGAGCGGTAGCTGTTTACCTGTACAATGCGATAGGTTGGCCTAGAAGTGGAAGATACTGCTTTGGCATGCTAGCCTATTCACACAAAAgagattaaatccatcatcTGACAGTGAAAATCATTAATGCAAAGCGCTGAAAATCCATCACGAGCCAATGATGCAAAGCGCTGAAAATCATTATAGAGTAAACATCCCTTATCCTGGATTTCCGGATACGGGGCAGGAGCGGTCCTCAGACGACCGCTCCTGAACGGTCTCCTCACAATAAAAAACGTGAGGAGACAAATGAGCCAAGTCAGCAAGGCTGAAG
This portion of the Coffea arabica cultivar ET-39 chromosome 2e, Coffea Arabica ET-39 HiFi, whole genome shotgun sequence genome encodes:
- the LOC140036878 gene encoding 2-C-methyl-D-erythritol 4-phosphate cytidylyltransferase, chloroplastic-like isoform X1; translated protein: MKPVVVGFTFIKKKKELHLRVRVNISHGCLLFLANLHSLSCLLDDLHFSFFTFCALPEVREIVVVCDPSYQDIFEDAKEKIHVDMKFALPGKERQDSVYSGLQAVDSSTELVCIHDSARPLVLAEDVGKVLKDALRVGAAVLGVPSKATIKEADSKYFVVKTLDRKTLWEMQTPQVIKPDLLRKGFELVNREGLEVTDDVSIVEHLKHPVYITEGSYTNIKVTTPDDLLLAERILKPTSPKPS
- the LOC140036878 gene encoding 2-C-methyl-D-erythritol 4-phosphate cytidylyltransferase, chloroplastic-like isoform X2, whose product is MPKQYLPLLGQPIALYSFFTFCALPEVREIVVVCDPSYQDIFEDAKEKIHVDMKFALPGKERQDSVYSGLQAVDSSTELVCIHDSARPLVLAEDVGKVLKDALRVGAAVLGVPSKATIKEADSKYFVVKTLDRKTLWEMQTPQVIKPDLLRKGFELVNREGLEVTDDVSIVEHLKHPVYITEGSYTNIKVTTPDDLLLAERILKPTSPKPS